One genomic segment of Clostridium estertheticum subsp. estertheticum includes these proteins:
- a CDS encoding FAD-dependent oxidoreductase, protein MNGKNNMCINNILTPKSYWLDSTDETNYPTLEKDIKVDIAIIGGGITGITTALLLKNEGYKVALIEADKIVQGTTGHTTAYVTSQHDIIYSNLINTMGIKKAKQYADANEGAIDFIENMVKEYDIDCDFCRLPAYIYTTDESYKDTIKEEAEAAKSLGIKAKYIEKLDLPFSISGALCFENQAQFHPRKYLLKMAENISGNGSQIYEHTRAVDIKHDNLYTVITDTGFKVIASKVVLASHFPFYDGLGLYFAKLRPQRSYVISAIIKDALPNGTFVDSGEAGWYFRSQKYKDGQMIIIGGQEHKTAHGGDMIKHYVNLKNYAEKNFNVENFLYRWSTQDYITIDGVPYVGKLTSTSENIYVATGYGEWGMTNGTAAATILRDIIVKNESPYQEVYNPSRKILTDGIKNLVKENFDVAKQLIKGKLQVGQYNFDLKNDQGKIVEIDGERYGAYRDKHGELHIVDITCTHLGCELKWNSEEKSWDCPCHGSRFSFEGDIIEGPAVCRLNHYKESDNTIDSNII, encoded by the coding sequence ATGAATGGGAAAAATAATATGTGTATTAATAATATTTTAACACCAAAATCTTATTGGCTTGATTCAACAGATGAAACAAACTATCCAACTTTAGAAAAAGACATTAAAGTTGATATAGCAATTATAGGAGGAGGTATTACAGGAATTACAACTGCCCTCCTATTGAAAAATGAAGGTTACAAAGTTGCATTAATTGAAGCAGATAAAATAGTTCAGGGAACTACAGGACACACTACAGCTTATGTTACTTCACAACATGATATCATATATAGTAATTTAATTAACACGATGGGAATTAAGAAAGCTAAGCAATATGCAGATGCAAATGAAGGTGCCATAGATTTTATAGAAAACATGGTAAAGGAATACGACATTGATTGTGATTTTTGTAGGTTACCGGCATATATCTATACAACAGATGAAAGCTATAAAGATACTATCAAGGAAGAGGCAGAAGCAGCTAAAAGCCTAGGGATAAAAGCAAAATATATTGAAAAACTAGATTTACCATTTTCAATAAGCGGGGCACTATGCTTTGAAAATCAAGCTCAATTTCACCCTAGAAAGTATCTCCTTAAAATGGCTGAAAACATTTCTGGTAATGGTAGTCAAATATATGAACATACAAGAGCGGTAGATATAAAGCATGATAATTTATATACTGTAATAACAGACACAGGCTTTAAAGTAATAGCCTCAAAAGTCGTTTTAGCTTCACATTTTCCATTTTATGATGGTTTGGGGTTATATTTTGCAAAACTTCGACCACAAAGATCATATGTAATATCTGCAATAATAAAGGATGCATTACCAAATGGAACATTTGTAGATTCAGGAGAGGCAGGTTGGTATTTCCGTTCACAAAAGTATAAGGATGGTCAGATGATAATTATTGGGGGGCAAGAGCATAAGACCGCTCATGGTGGCGACATGATTAAACATTATGTTAATTTAAAAAATTATGCTGAAAAAAACTTTAATGTTGAAAATTTTTTGTATAGATGGTCAACTCAAGATTATATAACAATAGATGGTGTACCTTATGTGGGTAAGCTTACGTCTACATCAGAAAATATTTATGTTGCTACAGGTTATGGTGAATGGGGCATGACAAATGGAACAGCAGCAGCGACTATACTAAGGGATATTATAGTTAAAAATGAAAGTCCTTATCAAGAAGTATATAATCCATCTCGTAAAATTTTAACTGATGGAATTAAAAATTTAGTTAAGGAAAACTTTGATGTTGCAAAGCAGCTAATAAAAGGAAAGCTTCAAGTTGGGCAATATAATTTTGATCTGAAAAATGATCAGGGAAAGATAGTAGAGATTGATGGAGAAAGGTATGGGGCATATAGAGATAAACATGGAGAACTACATATAGTTGATATAACATGTACTCATTTAGGTTGTGAATTAAAATGGAATAGTGAAGAAAAATCTTGGGATTGCCCTTGCCATGGATCGAGATTTTCTTTTGAAGGTGATATTATAGAAGGGCCAGCTGTTTGCAGGTTAAATCATTATAAAGAAAGTGATAATACAATTGATTCAAATATAATTTGA